A region of Nitrospira defluvii DNA encodes the following proteins:
- a CDS encoding sigma-54-dependent Fis family transcriptional regulator, whose product MQNLAITYRTLLSVTNVLNSQRSRQSLFRAITEQLANVIRWERAGVTVYDLESDAFRFYAVETNLPKVVLRSDAMIPHAHSAVGWVYDHQRVHVRPHLQEERLFIEDESYLQEGLGRMINIPMMVQDACLGTLNIGSVEAGPPDPDDVDFLKQVATQIGFAIAHVNAYEEINCLREQLARENLYLTDELKATQDFGIVVGRSRAFEDVLRLARQAAPTTATVMITGETGTGKEVLARAIHEKSLRRERAFVRLNCAALPSGLIESELFGHERGAFTGADQRRIGRFELADGGTLFLDEIGELPLEAQAKLLRVLQDGLVDRVGGTKPVPVDVRVIAATNADLPAAIRDGRFRSDLYYRLNVFPIHMPPLRERPEDIPILARHFLRVHAQRLKRSCEDFDASAMERLVRYAWPGNVRELENIVERGLILCQERLLSLDSLMMSSPASPESSARRTLQDEERHHILRALTLLDWRIEGSGGAAEQLGLAPSTLRSRLNKLGIRRPSRT is encoded by the coding sequence GTGCAGAACCTCGCAATCACGTACCGCACACTCCTCTCCGTCACCAATGTGTTGAATTCCCAACGCAGCCGGCAAAGCCTGTTTCGGGCCATCACGGAGCAACTGGCAAACGTGATTCGGTGGGAACGTGCCGGCGTGACGGTCTACGACCTGGAGTCGGACGCCTTTCGATTCTATGCCGTGGAAACCAATTTGCCGAAAGTGGTGCTGCGCAGCGACGCCATGATTCCTCATGCGCATAGTGCGGTCGGGTGGGTGTATGACCATCAGCGCGTGCATGTGCGGCCGCATCTCCAGGAAGAACGCCTGTTCATCGAGGACGAGAGTTATTTGCAGGAAGGCCTCGGCCGGATGATCAATATTCCCATGATGGTGCAGGATGCGTGTCTCGGGACCCTCAACATCGGGAGTGTCGAAGCGGGCCCGCCGGATCCCGATGATGTGGACTTTCTCAAGCAGGTGGCGACCCAAATCGGTTTTGCGATCGCCCATGTGAACGCCTACGAAGAGATTAATTGTCTTCGGGAGCAACTCGCCCGCGAAAACCTGTATCTGACGGATGAGCTCAAGGCGACCCAGGATTTTGGCATCGTCGTGGGGAGAAGCCGGGCATTCGAGGACGTCCTGAGGCTCGCGCGGCAGGCGGCCCCGACGACGGCGACGGTGATGATTACCGGCGAAACCGGGACCGGGAAGGAGGTGCTCGCCCGGGCCATCCACGAGAAAAGCCTCCGGCGCGAGCGGGCATTTGTCCGCCTGAACTGCGCGGCGCTGCCGTCGGGATTGATTGAGAGCGAGCTGTTCGGTCATGAACGCGGCGCTTTCACCGGGGCCGATCAGCGGCGCATCGGGCGGTTCGAGCTGGCCGATGGCGGCACATTGTTTCTTGATGAGATCGGTGAATTGCCGTTGGAGGCGCAGGCGAAGTTGTTGCGGGTGTTGCAAGACGGGTTGGTCGATCGCGTCGGCGGGACGAAGCCTGTTCCGGTCGATGTGCGGGTGATCGCGGCCACCAATGCCGATTTGCCGGCGGCGATTCGGGATGGCCGATTTCGCAGCGATTTGTACTACCGGTTGAATGTGTTTCCCATCCATATGCCTCCGTTGCGGGAGCGCCCGGAAGATATTCCTATCCTCGCCCGGCATTTCCTGCGGGTGCATGCGCAGCGACTGAAACGCTCCTGCGAGGATTTCGACGCCTCCGCCATGGAGCGCCTGGTCCGGTATGCCTGGCCGGGGAATGTGCGGGAACTGGAAAACATCGTGGAGCGAGGGCTGATCCTCTGTCAGGAGCGACTGCTATCGCTCGATTCGCTCATGATGAGTTCGCCCGCCTCCCCAGAGTCGAGTGCCCGGCGAACCCTGCAGGATGAAGAACGTCACCATATTCTCCGGGCGCTCACCCTGTTGGATTGGCGTATCGAAGGTTCCGGAGGAGCCGCAGAACAACTCGGGCTTGCCCCGAGCACGCTCCGCAGTCGACTCAACAAACTCGGCATTCGTCGTCCTTCCCGCACGTAA